In Oreochromis niloticus isolate F11D_XX linkage group LG18, O_niloticus_UMD_NMBU, whole genome shotgun sequence, one genomic interval encodes:
- the si:ch211-106k21.5 gene encoding leucine-rich repeat-containing protein 26, producing MVFQWSLRLIFILLVKTGLAVGCVCPAATILSQFPSKVPADVCCLNYSGSAFTRVDWSVFTNETNIVTLDLSNCNISSLDISGEEASGASALQKVYLSHNRLKMLPSGFLARQPSMKELDLAGNLLQELPGDFLKDSNNLQKLFLQENQLKFLPSSILQNPRLQKLELDGNRWDCSCLLLEGLEARREANRTIKLQDLLWNMTCFSPWHLAGRTVLSVKVTDACRPAGLTALFIVLPLLVLSTLLLCWCCGRTRKKKEVPTFSSSKKRPHSSSSNGQKHRSKQQPSAAEQGKAGEGILKNQLLLRPASALLGSTRDIYEEVEIKLGSVESLPRVTSCRSSSREERQGSQEPDGANNTELDTVSVTEVMKDSADREKAYMTQSTEYYNLVPGIELEDSDHGEYENVATSSSTKE from the coding sequence aTGGTTTTCCAGTGGAGTCTCCGGCTGATTTTCATATTGCTAGTGAAGACAGGACTTGCTGTGGGATGTGTTTGTCCAGCAGCCACCATTTTGTCCCAGTTTCCCTCCAAGGTTCCTGCTGATGTGTGCTGCCTGAACTACTCTGGATCTGCTTTCACCCGTGTGGACTGGTCTGTGTTTACCAATGAAACAAACATAGTGACACTGGATCTCTCCAACTGTAATATCAGCTCTCTCGATATCAGTGGCGAAGAGGCTTCTGGGGCCTCTGCATTGCAGAAGGTCTATTTGAGTCATAATAGACTAAAGATGTTACCAAGTGGGTTTCTGGCGAGGCAGCCCAGTATGAAGGAGCTGGATCTGGCTGGGAACTTACTTCAGGAGCTTCCTGGGGACTTTCTAAAGGACTCTAACAACCTCCAGAAGTTGTTTCTACAAGAAAACCAGCTAAAGTTCCTTCCTAGCTCTATATTGCAGAATCCGAGGCTTCAAAAGTTGGAGCTAGACGGGAACCGCTGGGACTGCTCTTGCTTGTTACTGGAAGGCCTGGAGGCAAGAAGGGAGGCTAATCGCACCATCAAACTGCAGGATCTGCTTTGGAACATGACCTGCTTCTCTCCCTGGCACCTGGCCGGCAGGACTGTGTTGTCGGTGAAGGTTACCGATGCGTGTCGGCCAGCCGGCCTCACAGCGCTCTTCATTGTCCTTCCCCTCCTTGTCCTGTCCACCTTGCTGCTCTGCTGGTGCTGTGGGAGGAcgaggaagaaaaaagaagtgccTACTTTCAGCAGCTCAAAAAAGAGGCCTCACAGTTCCAGCTCCAACGGCCAGAAGCATCGCAGCAAACAGCAGCCTTCAGCGGCTGAGCAGGGTAAAGCTGGAGAGGGGATCCTGAAGAACCAGCTGCTGCTTCGCCCAGCATCCGCCCTCCTGGGCAGCACCAGGGACATCTATGAAGAAGTGGAGATCAAGCTGGGCTCAGTAGAGTCTCTTCCCCGAGTCACCTCATGCCGCTCCAGCTCCAGAGAGGAGAGGCAAGGCTCCCAGGAGCCTGATGGGGCGAATAATACAGAGCTGGACACGGTGAGTGTCACAGAAGTGATGAAAGACTCAGCTGACAGGGAGAAAGCTTACATGACTCAGTCCACTGAGTACTACAACCTGGTGCCAGGTATCGAACTGGAGGACTCAGACCATGGCGAGTACGAGAATGTCGCGACATCATCTTCCACCAAAGAATAG